The following are from one region of the Shinella sp. PSBB067 genome:
- a CDS encoding dihydrofolate reductase, translating to MSPAKIVLVVAVARNGVIGRDGDLPWRLPSDLKGFKQLTLGKPVLMGRKTWDSIGRPLPGRPNIVITRDAGFSAPGAEVVASLDAGLAAARREAEALGVDEVCVIGGGQIYAQVFDRADILHVTQVDADVEGDTRFPGIDPAVFEKVAEEPIPRGEKDSHAMHFVTWRRKAASGTKN from the coding sequence ATGAGCCCAGCCAAGATCGTTCTCGTCGTGGCCGTCGCGAGAAACGGCGTCATCGGCCGCGACGGCGACCTGCCGTGGCGGCTGCCCTCCGACCTCAAGGGCTTCAAGCAGCTCACCCTCGGCAAGCCCGTGCTGATGGGGCGCAAGACGTGGGATTCGATCGGCCGGCCGCTGCCGGGGCGGCCGAACATCGTCATCACCCGTGACGCAGGTTTCTCCGCGCCGGGTGCCGAGGTGGTCGCCTCGCTCGATGCGGGGCTCGCCGCCGCACGGCGTGAGGCCGAAGCGCTCGGCGTCGATGAGGTCTGCGTCATCGGCGGCGGGCAGATCTATGCGCAGGTCTTCGATCGCGCCGACATCCTGCACGTCACTCAAGTCGATGCGGACGTCGAGGGCGATACGCGTTTTCCAGGGATCGACCCGGCCGTTTTCGAGAAGGTCGCCGAAGAGCCCATCCCCCGGGGCGAGAAGGACAGCCACGCCATGCACTTCGTCACCTGGCGGCGAAAGGCGGCCTCCGGGACCAAAAATTAG
- a CDS encoding SspB family protein: MAQDHIRYDILAQDALRSVIRKVLSEIAVTGHLPGEHHFFITFLTNAPGVRISQHLKAKYSEQMTIVIQHQFWDLKVTESLFEIGLSFSDTPEKLVIPFNAIRGFYDPSVSFELEFDVPAVEEEEDHSAEVTAYAASPEKVEDAGEEPAPPTGGDNGKGGSVVSLDSFRKKN; the protein is encoded by the coding sequence ATGGCGCAAGACCACATTCGCTACGACATTCTCGCCCAGGACGCGCTGCGCAGCGTCATTCGCAAGGTCCTGTCCGAAATTGCGGTCACGGGTCATTTGCCGGGCGAGCATCATTTCTTCATCACCTTCCTGACCAACGCCCCGGGCGTGCGCATCTCGCAGCACCTCAAGGCAAAGTATTCCGAGCAGATGACCATCGTCATCCAGCATCAGTTCTGGGACCTCAAGGTCACCGAGAGCCTGTTCGAGATCGGCCTGTCCTTCTCCGACACGCCGGAAAAGCTCGTCATCCCCTTCAACGCCATCCGCGGCTTCTACGACCCGTCCGTCAGCTTCGAGCTGGAATTCGACGTGCCGGCGGTGGAAGAGGAGGAGGATCATTCCGCCGAGGTCACGGCCTACGCCGCTTCCCCCGAGAAGGTCGAGGACGCCGGCGAGGAGCCCGCCCCGCCGACCGGTGGCGACAACGGCAAGGGCGGCTCGGTCGTCTCGCTCGATTCCTTCCGCAAGAAGAACTGA
- the hflK gene encoding FtsH protease activity modulator HflK: MPWSNQNGGGGPWGGGGGGNNQGPWGQGPNRPRGGGGGNGGPPDLEEIIRRGQDQLKNVMPGGFNGGVVVIALLLLGVFWLMNAIYTVQPDERGVELRFGKPKQEVSMPGLHFHLWPLETVELVKITEQQQNIGRRTASSNSESSGLMLTGDQNIVNVQFSVLYSVTDPQAYLFNLEYPAETLQQVSESAMREVVGRRPAQDIFRDNRQAIAEGVKTTIQATMDAYGAGISINTVAIEDAAPPREVADAFDEVQRAEQDEDRFLEEANQYANQKLGLARGQAAQVREEAAAYKDRVVKEAEGEAARFLSVYEQYKIAPDVTRKRLFLETMEGVMKNSKKVIIDEKQGGQGVVPFLPLNELGRATTQQQQSGGTQ; encoded by the coding sequence ATGCCCTGGAGCAATCAGAACGGCGGCGGCGGCCCTTGGGGCGGCGGCGGCGGCGGAAACAATCAGGGGCCATGGGGGCAGGGTCCGAACCGTCCCCGCGGCGGCGGTGGCGGCAATGGCGGCCCACCGGACCTTGAGGAGATCATCCGGCGTGGCCAGGACCAGCTCAAGAACGTCATGCCCGGCGGCTTCAACGGCGGCGTCGTCGTCATCGCGCTGCTGCTTCTCGGCGTCTTCTGGCTGATGAACGCCATCTACACCGTCCAGCCGGACGAGCGGGGCGTCGAGCTGCGCTTCGGCAAGCCGAAGCAGGAAGTCTCCATGCCCGGCCTGCATTTCCACCTCTGGCCGCTGGAGACGGTCGAACTCGTCAAGATCACCGAACAGCAGCAGAATATCGGCCGCCGCACGGCATCGTCGAATTCCGAAAGCTCCGGCCTGATGCTGACGGGCGACCAGAACATCGTCAACGTGCAGTTCTCGGTGCTCTATTCCGTCACCGATCCGCAGGCCTACCTCTTCAATCTCGAATATCCGGCCGAAACGCTGCAGCAGGTCTCCGAAAGCGCGATGCGCGAAGTCGTCGGCCGCCGTCCGGCCCAGGACATCTTCCGCGACAACCGTCAGGCGATCGCCGAGGGCGTGAAGACGACGATCCAGGCGACCATGGACGCCTATGGCGCCGGCATCTCCATCAACACCGTCGCCATCGAGGATGCGGCTCCGCCGCGCGAAGTGGCCGACGCGTTCGACGAGGTGCAGCGCGCCGAGCAGGACGAGGACCGCTTCCTTGAAGAAGCCAACCAGTACGCCAACCAGAAGCTCGGCCTTGCCCGCGGCCAGGCCGCGCAGGTCCGCGAAGAAGCGGCCGCCTACAAGGACCGCGTCGTGAAGGAAGCGGAAGGTGAGGCGGCGCGCTTCCTGTCCGTCTACGAGCAGTACAAGATCGCCCCCGACGTCACGCGCAAGCGCCTCTTCCTCGAAACGATGGAAGGCGTGATGAAGAACTCGAAGAAGGTCATCATCGACGAGAAGCAGGGCGGGCAGGGCGTCGTTCCCTTCCTTCCGCTGAACGAGCTCGGCCGTGCCACGACCCAGCAGCAGCAGAGCGGAGGCACGCAGTAA
- a CDS encoding ribbon-helix-helix domain-containing protein, with protein MIRKYSTTLHGHRTSFSLEPAFHDELKRIAGERGMPLAALLREIDDARGVDGNLSSVLRLFVLEWLKRRPGNDPVS; from the coding sequence ATGATCCGCAAATATTCCACGACGCTGCACGGCCACCGCACCAGCTTTTCGCTGGAGCCCGCCTTCCATGACGAATTGAAGCGCATTGCCGGGGAACGCGGCATGCCGCTCGCCGCGCTCCTGCGCGAAATCGACGACGCGCGCGGCGTCGACGGCAACCTCTCCTCGGTCCTGCGCCTCTTCGTGCTGGAATGGCTGAAGCGAAGGCCCGGCAACGATCCGGTCAGTTGA
- a CDS encoding DUF2065 domain-containing protein yields the protein MSDFLTGIAFFLIIEGLVYALAPSVLRRMAEYLPQISEQQLRVCGLAAVALGVVMVWFIRGA from the coding sequence GTGTCCGATTTCCTGACGGGGATCGCGTTCTTCCTGATCATCGAGGGGCTGGTGTACGCACTGGCCCCTTCGGTTTTGCGGCGCATGGCGGAATATCTGCCGCAGATTTCCGAACAGCAGCTGCGCGTTTGCGGGCTTGCCGCCGTCGCGCTCGGCGTCGTGATGGTGTGGTTCATTCGCGGCGCCTGA
- a CDS encoding DUF4169 family protein, producing the protein MSGDVVNLRQFRKQKARSDKEKKAEQNRIAFGRTKAEKSLTHALNDKAEKALDQGRIERPDDAKD; encoded by the coding sequence ATGAGCGGCGACGTCGTCAATCTCCGCCAGTTCCGCAAGCAGAAGGCGCGCTCCGACAAGGAGAAGAAGGCCGAGCAGAACCGCATCGCCTTCGGCCGCACCAAGGCGGAGAAATCCTTGACGCACGCGCTGAACGACAAGGCCGAAAAGGCGCTCGACCAGGGCCGCATCGAGCGGCCCGACGACGCGAAGGACTGA
- a CDS encoding thymidylate synthase, with translation MQQYLDLLAHVMENGTDRGDRTGTGTRGVFGYQMRFDLSEGFPVLTTKKLHLRSIIHELLWFLNGDTNVAYLRKNGVTIWDEWADGNGDLGPVYGYQWRSWPTHDGRHLDQIAAVLDSIRNNPNSRRHIVSAWNPALVDEMALPPCHCLFQFYVSEGRLSCQLYQRSADIFLGVPFNIASYALLTMMVAQAAGLQPGDFVHTLGDAHIYSNHFEQVREQMTRRPKPLPFMKINPEVKDLFSFKFEDFTLVGYEADSNIKAPIAV, from the coding sequence ATGCAGCAGTATCTCGACCTCCTCGCCCATGTGATGGAAAACGGCACCGACCGGGGCGACCGGACAGGCACCGGCACGCGCGGCGTCTTCGGCTACCAGATGCGCTTCGATCTTTCCGAAGGCTTCCCGGTGCTGACCACCAAGAAGCTGCACCTGCGTTCCATCATCCACGAACTCCTGTGGTTCCTGAACGGCGACACGAACGTCGCCTATCTGCGCAAGAACGGCGTGACCATCTGGGACGAATGGGCCGACGGGAACGGCGATCTCGGCCCGGTCTACGGCTATCAGTGGCGTTCCTGGCCGACCCATGACGGCCGCCACCTCGACCAGATCGCCGCCGTCCTCGACAGCATCCGCAACAATCCCAATTCCCGCCGGCACATCGTCTCGGCGTGGAACCCGGCGCTCGTCGACGAGATGGCGCTGCCGCCATGCCACTGCCTGTTCCAGTTCTACGTGTCGGAAGGCCGGCTCTCCTGCCAGCTCTACCAGCGCTCCGCCGACATCTTCCTCGGCGTGCCCTTCAACATCGCCTCCTACGCGCTGCTCACCATGATGGTGGCGCAGGCGGCCGGCCTGCAGCCGGGCGATTTCGTGCACACGCTGGGCGACGCGCACATCTATTCCAACCATTTCGAGCAGGTGCGCGAGCAGATGACGCGCCGGCCGAAGCCCTTGCCCTTCATGAAGATCAATCCCGAGGTGAAGGACCTTTTCTCCTTCAAGTTCGAGGACTTCACCCTGGTCGGCTACGAAGCCGATTCAAACATCAAGGCGCCGATCGCCGTCTGA
- a CDS encoding FAD-binding oxidoreductase gives MALADIRNGTRNEKGIAEALSRLAGRFGPRFQTGEAVRTQHAHTTTYIPAQLPDGVVFVENAREVRAVVGLCAELKVPVVPFGTGSSLEGQVNAPDGGISIDFSNMKRVLEVNAEDLDCTVEPGITREELNTYLRDTGLFFPIDPGANASIGGMASTRASGTNAVRYGTMKDNVLAVTVVTATGEEIRTARRARKSSAGYDLTRLFVGAEGTLGVLTSVTLRLQGIPPVIAGGVCGFPTLKDACNAVIMTIQLGIPVARIELVNTLQIKACNAYSGLTLPEQPTLFVEFHGNEESVRLQSEEFGAIAAECGGGTFRWTADAAERARLWKARHDVYWAAKALRPGHAVIATDVCVPISRLADCVAETEIDIEEHGLLAPIVGHAGDGNFHVSLVFDDKDPAHVAKVEAFVGRLNARALAMDGTCTGEHGIGQGKQAFLPEELGGSVLLMKQIKRALDPDNILNPGKIFSTLPEN, from the coding sequence ATGGCACTGGCGGATATCAGGAACGGCACGCGCAACGAGAAGGGCATCGCCGAGGCGCTTTCCCGCCTCGCCGGGCGCTTCGGTCCGCGCTTCCAGACCGGCGAGGCGGTCCGCACCCAGCACGCGCACACCACGACCTACATTCCCGCCCAGCTTCCCGACGGCGTCGTGTTCGTGGAGAATGCGCGGGAGGTGCGGGCGGTGGTCGGCCTGTGCGCGGAGCTCAAGGTGCCGGTCGTCCCCTTCGGAACGGGCTCGTCGCTGGAGGGGCAGGTCAATGCGCCCGACGGCGGGATCTCCATCGATTTCAGCAACATGAAGCGCGTGCTGGAGGTCAATGCCGAGGATCTCGACTGCACCGTCGAGCCCGGCATCACCCGCGAGGAGCTGAACACCTACCTGCGCGATACCGGCCTGTTCTTCCCCATCGACCCCGGCGCGAACGCCTCGATCGGCGGCATGGCCTCGACGCGCGCCTCCGGCACCAATGCCGTGCGCTACGGCACGATGAAGGACAATGTGCTTGCCGTGACGGTGGTGACGGCCACCGGCGAGGAGATCCGCACCGCGCGCCGGGCGCGCAAGTCCTCGGCCGGCTACGATCTCACGCGTCTTTTCGTCGGCGCGGAGGGAACGCTCGGCGTGCTGACCTCGGTCACGCTGCGGCTCCAGGGCATTCCCCCGGTCATCGCCGGGGGCGTTTGCGGTTTCCCCACGCTGAAGGACGCCTGCAACGCGGTTATCATGACCATACAGCTCGGCATTCCCGTGGCGCGCATCGAGCTCGTCAACACGCTGCAGATCAAGGCCTGCAACGCCTATTCGGGCCTCACCCTGCCGGAGCAGCCGACGCTCTTCGTCGAGTTCCACGGCAACGAGGAGAGCGTGCGCCTGCAATCGGAGGAATTCGGCGCCATCGCCGCCGAATGCGGCGGCGGCACCTTCCGGTGGACCGCCGACGCCGCCGAGCGCGCCAGGCTCTGGAAGGCGCGGCACGACGTCTACTGGGCGGCGAAGGCGTTGCGGCCCGGCCATGCCGTGATCGCGACGGATGTCTGCGTGCCCATCTCGCGGCTGGCCGACTGCGTGGCGGAGACGGAAATCGACATCGAGGAGCACGGCCTTCTCGCGCCCATCGTCGGCCATGCCGGCGACGGCAATTTCCACGTCAGCCTCGTCTTCGACGACAAGGACCCGGCGCATGTGGCGAAGGTCGAGGCTTTCGTCGGGCGGCTCAATGCACGCGCGCTCGCCATGGACGGCACCTGCACCGGCGAGCACGGCATCGGCCAGGGCAAGCAGGCCTTCCTGCCCGAGGAGCTCGGCGGCTCGGTGCTGCTGATGAAGCAGATCAAGCGCGCGCTCGATCCGGACAACATTCTCAATCCCGGCAAGATTTTTTCGACCCTGCCGGAGAATTAG
- a CDS encoding AsmA family protein, with protein sequence MLSRIMLFVGGLVVVALFAALLAPLFVDWTSFRQDFEREASRIMGRPVTVYGSVDARLIPFPSVTLNDVRVGSPEDGKPLVEVARFSMDAELAPFLSGEALIFDMRIEEPKARIKLFEDGTLDWARGRRSDIPARTVILENVSITDGQIEFVDEQTGRTRHVAGLDAQVSAKSLGGPWRIDGRAALDGESGAFQLSSGQVENGELSMRARIVPDKLSYTADLDGVLKVVDFRPQYQGSFTLSEKQPADGEGAGEPIRVAGKFELSNERIRVPEYRLEAGPREDPYTVTGEATLDTGRAPEFLLTADGQQIDVSRIGKNGEGGKTGRNPQVSARQRLQGLLAIAADIPIPQVPGRANLFLPAVVVGDTTVREIRLDVKPDGDGWRIDRAEALLPGRTALEAKGRLTLHTNRGFTGNLLVASNQPSGLAAWLAGSVDPEIRKLKTAGFSAEVNLTDELQRFENLEIAVGGASLTGRMERESRADAAPALSLQLRGSEVELESLQALAGLVAGDASLSTVLAHSIALDIKADRLLAFGESADGVDAVLSMKDGLLTLDRLNVAALEGAALSASGTLGGTLLDPSAGLDLRLKAAAMRPVAELLARHLPAHPLLSRFLANAGYYDDADLSLRAVVSGEEGKPATFTLTGPVNDGRVEMKLSAASLAGLLDGSDFELEGSLFNPQSVVLAGQMGLDPLPFDADPDGSVTFRLTQPAAGPASVSAAFNAGTTSISAKGTAALSAEDFATGSLALSVKSDDIEPYLMMNGIALPQGGAGLPLTLQASVATSADAIAISDLAGKADQNGFSGRLTLDRTAPVLAGTGALRFDTVDFAFLAEAVAGSVTDVAEGGLNAAPLGQPLQEGADMTVALEAGSFWPGLYGAVEGFKGNLAWKGGELTLTDMAGDWLGGKLSGRLKVAKAEENGLFEARAALSGADLSKMVWSGPGGAVAGGRADVTLAVDAAGKSVRAMVEGASGSGEANVSGLVVRGLDTGALPALLAEADRIEGDITPERVAGFAADAVLNGEAALGAVRIPFALAGGKLRVQSVAAEDGRALLSGDADVALADETMTGRLSMTYKAGEEALAGAEPEVVLGYHGSVAAPGMEIDVQPLANYLSLRRFETERRRVETLQANVLEKQRLRREAALYRSRAEARAALAEAARLQAEEEERRRAEARVRAEQERTAQQAAKEAERVKRQAADDARRALEAQEAARRQAEKRAAEEARKAEEEARRRRLPVSPQEGVERGGELPPVNSGQNLNFEELPGVN encoded by the coding sequence GTGCTTTCTAGGATCATGCTCTTTGTCGGCGGCCTGGTGGTCGTGGCGCTCTTTGCGGCGCTGCTCGCCCCGCTCTTCGTCGACTGGACCAGCTTCCGGCAGGATTTCGAGCGCGAGGCGAGCCGCATCATGGGCCGTCCCGTCACGGTGTATGGCAGCGTCGATGCGCGCCTGATCCCGTTCCCCTCCGTGACCTTGAACGACGTGCGTGTCGGCTCGCCGGAAGACGGCAAGCCGCTGGTCGAGGTCGCGCGCTTTTCCATGGATGCGGAGCTCGCGCCCTTCCTTTCCGGCGAGGCGCTGATCTTCGACATGCGCATCGAGGAGCCGAAGGCGCGCATCAAGCTCTTCGAGGACGGCACGCTGGACTGGGCGCGCGGCCGGCGGTCGGACATTCCGGCCCGCACCGTCATCCTGGAAAACGTCTCCATCACCGACGGGCAGATCGAGTTCGTCGACGAGCAGACCGGCCGCACGCGCCATGTCGCGGGTCTCGACGCGCAGGTCTCGGCAAAGTCGCTCGGCGGGCCGTGGCGCATCGACGGGCGCGCGGCGCTCGACGGCGAGAGCGGCGCGTTCCAGCTTTCCAGCGGGCAGGTGGAGAACGGCGAGCTTTCCATGCGCGCCCGCATCGTGCCGGACAAGCTCTCCTATACCGCCGATCTCGACGGGGTGCTGAAGGTGGTGGATTTCCGCCCGCAATACCAGGGCAGCTTCACCCTTTCCGAGAAACAGCCTGCGGACGGCGAGGGCGCCGGCGAACCGATCCGCGTCGCCGGCAAGTTCGAGCTTTCCAACGAGCGCATCCGCGTGCCCGAATATCGCCTAGAGGCCGGCCCGCGCGAGGATCCCTATACGGTAACGGGCGAGGCGACGCTCGACACGGGCCGCGCGCCGGAATTCCTCCTGACCGCCGACGGCCAGCAGATCGACGTCAGCCGCATCGGCAAGAACGGGGAGGGCGGCAAGACCGGGCGCAACCCGCAGGTTTCCGCCCGCCAGCGCCTCCAGGGGCTTCTCGCCATCGCCGCCGATATTCCGATCCCGCAGGTGCCGGGCCGCGCGAACCTCTTCCTGCCGGCGGTGGTGGTGGGAGACACGACGGTGCGCGAAATCCGCCTTGACGTGAAGCCGGACGGCGACGGCTGGCGGATCGACCGTGCCGAAGCGCTCCTGCCCGGCCGCACGGCGCTGGAGGCGAAGGGACGCCTGACGCTGCACACGAACCGCGGCTTCACCGGCAACCTGCTGGTCGCCTCCAACCAGCCCTCGGGCCTTGCGGCGTGGCTGGCGGGCTCCGTCGATCCGGAAATCCGCAAGCTCAAGACCGCCGGTTTTTCCGCCGAGGTGAACCTGACGGACGAGTTGCAGCGCTTCGAGAACCTCGAGATCGCCGTCGGCGGCGCGTCGCTGACGGGCCGGATGGAGCGGGAATCGCGCGCCGATGCCGCGCCCGCGCTCTCGCTCCAATTGCGCGGCAGCGAGGTGGAACTGGAATCGCTCCAGGCGCTCGCCGGCCTCGTGGCGGGCGACGCCTCGCTCTCCACGGTGCTTGCCCATTCGATCGCGCTCGACATCAAGGCGGATCGCCTGCTGGCCTTTGGCGAAAGCGCCGATGGCGTCGATGCCGTGCTGTCGATGAAGGACGGGCTCCTGACCCTCGACCGCCTGAATGTCGCCGCGCTCGAAGGCGCCGCGCTTTCCGCGAGCGGCACGCTCGGGGGCACGCTGCTCGACCCGAGTGCCGGGCTCGACCTCAGGCTGAAGGCGGCGGCGATGCGGCCGGTCGCGGAACTGCTGGCGCGCCACCTGCCGGCCCATCCGCTGCTGTCCCGCTTCCTCGCCAATGCGGGCTACTATGACGACGCCGATCTTTCCCTTCGCGCGGTCGTTTCCGGGGAAGAGGGGAAGCCTGCGACCTTCACGCTGACCGGGCCGGTCAATGACGGGCGCGTCGAGATGAAACTGTCTGCCGCAAGCCTTGCCGGCCTGCTGGACGGCAGTGATTTCGAGCTGGAGGGCAGTCTTTTCAATCCGCAGTCCGTCGTGCTTGCCGGGCAGATGGGGCTCGATCCGCTGCCCTTCGACGCCGATCCTGACGGCAGCGTCACGTTTCGTCTGACGCAGCCCGCCGCGGGGCCGGCCAGCGTTTCGGCCGCCTTCAACGCCGGCACCACGTCGATTTCCGCCAAGGGAACGGCGGCCCTTTCTGCCGAGGACTTTGCGACCGGATCGCTCGCGCTTTCGGTCAAGAGCGACGACATAGAACCCTACCTCATGATGAACGGCATCGCCTTGCCGCAGGGCGGCGCGGGATTGCCGCTGACCTTGCAGGCATCGGTGGCGACGAGCGCCGATGCCATCGCGATCAGCGACCTTGCCGGCAAGGCGGACCAAAACGGCTTTTCCGGCAGGCTGACGCTCGACCGCACGGCGCCGGTGCTTGCGGGCACGGGCGCGCTGCGTTTCGACACGGTGGATTTCGCCTTCCTTGCCGAGGCGGTGGCCGGCTCGGTGACGGATGTCGCCGAAGGCGGGTTGAACGCCGCGCCGCTCGGCCAGCCGCTTCAGGAGGGCGCCGACATGACCGTGGCATTGGAGGCTGGATCGTTCTGGCCTGGACTCTATGGCGCGGTGGAAGGCTTCAAGGGCAACCTTGCCTGGAAGGGCGGCGAGCTGACGCTCACGGACATGGCGGGCGACTGGCTCGGCGGGAAGCTCTCCGGCCGGCTGAAGGTCGCCAAGGCGGAGGAGAACGGATTGTTCGAGGCACGGGCGGCGCTTTCCGGCGCGGACCTTTCGAAGATGGTGTGGTCGGGTCCCGGCGGAGCGGTCGCCGGCGGCAGGGCGGACGTGACGCTGGCCGTCGATGCGGCTGGCAAGAGCGTTCGCGCCATGGTCGAGGGCGCCAGCGGCTCGGGCGAGGCCAATGTGTCCGGCCTGGTGGTGCGGGGGCTTGATACCGGCGCGCTGCCCGCGCTGCTGGCGGAGGCGGACCGCATCGAAGGCGACATCACGCCGGAACGCGTTGCGGGTTTCGCCGCGGATGCCGTGCTGAACGGTGAGGCGGCGCTGGGGGCGGTGCGCATTCCCTTTGCGCTGGCGGGGGGCAAGCTGCGCGTCCAGAGCGTGGCGGCAGAGGACGGCAGGGCCCTGCTTTCCGGCGATGCGGATGTGGCGCTTGCCGACGAGACCATGACGGGTCGTCTTTCGATGACCTACAAGGCGGGCGAGGAGGCGCTGGCCGGCGCCGAGCCGGAGGTGGTGCTCGGCTATCACGGTTCCGTCGCGGCGCCGGGCATGGAGATCGACGTGCAGCCGCTTGCCAACTACCTGTCGCTGCGCCGCTTCGAGACGGAGCGCCGCCGCGTGGAGACGCTGCAGGCGAACGTCTTGGAAAAGCAGCGCCTGCGGCGGGAGGCGGCGCTCTACCGCTCGCGCGCCGAAGCGCGTGCGGCGCTTGCCGAGGCCGCGCGCCTGCAGGCGGAGGAAGAAGAGCGGCGGCGTGCGGAGGCACGCGTGCGCGCCGAGCAGGAGCGCACCGCGCAGCAGGCGGCCAAGGAGGCCGAGCGCGTCAAGCGCCAGGCCGCCGACGATGCCCGCCGTGCCCTCGAAGCGCAGGAAGCGGCGCGCCGGCAGGCCGAGAAGCGGGCCGCCGAGGAGGCGCGCAAGGCGGAAGAGGAGGCCAGGCGCCGCCGCCTGCCGGTCTCCCCGCAGGAAGGCGTCGAGCGCGGCGGCGAACTGCCGCCGGTGAACAGCGGGCAGAACCTGAACTTCGAGGAACTGCCCGGCGTCAACTGA
- a CDS encoding DUF2853 family protein, translated as MTDYLADVRKYDSGADEAIVKKIVSHLGIALRNRDSSLVSCSDPEELNRVKEKWCGKKLGITGEAADKAVEAVCKAMADDRSKSRVTFYYLAAKELGKLGALA; from the coding sequence ATGACAGACTATCTCGCAGATGTCCGCAAGTACGACAGCGGTGCCGACGAGGCCATCGTCAAGAAGATCGTGAGTCATCTGGGCATCGCCCTGCGCAACCGCGACTCCTCGCTCGTCTCCTGCTCCGATCCGGAAGAGCTGAACCGCGTGAAGGAAAAATGGTGCGGCAAGAAGCTCGGCATCACGGGCGAGGCCGCCGACAAGGCCGTCGAGGCCGTCTGCAAGGCGATGGCGGACGACCGCTCCAAGTCGCGCGTCACCTTCTACTATCTTGCCGCCAAGGAACTCGGGAAGCTCGGTGCGCTCGCCTGA
- the hflC gene encoding protease modulator HflC, with the protein MGNRIPAILIAVGVLLFIAYSSVFVVNERQQAIVIRFGQIQDVKTEPGLYFKLPFGFMDADSVQYIQDQALRFDLDDIRVQVSGGKFYEVDAFVVYKITDARRFREAVSGDRESAESRLRTRLDAALRRVYGLRGFESALSEERASMMREVRGELTNDASNLGLTISDVRIRRTDLTQEVSQQTFERMKAERLAEAELIRARGNEAGQRRRAIADRQVVEFIAAAQRDSEILRGEGEGERNRVFGEAFSQDPAFFDFYRSMSAYRDAMSSPDTTLVLSPQSEFFRYFENADGAMPAATPGAANGTATPPAPAPAN; encoded by the coding sequence ATGGGCAACCGTATACCAGCCATTCTGATCGCCGTCGGCGTTCTCCTCTTCATCGCCTATTCGTCGGTGTTCGTCGTCAACGAGCGCCAGCAGGCGATCGTCATCCGCTTCGGCCAGATCCAGGACGTCAAGACGGAGCCCGGCCTCTACTTCAAGCTGCCCTTCGGCTTCATGGATGCCGACAGCGTCCAGTATATCCAGGACCAGGCGCTGCGCTTCGACCTCGACGACATCCGCGTCCAGGTCTCGGGCGGCAAGTTCTACGAGGTCGACGCCTTCGTGGTCTACAAGATCACGGATGCCCGCCGCTTCCGCGAAGCGGTCTCGGGCGACCGCGAATCGGCGGAATCGCGCCTTCGCACCCGTCTCGACGCCGCGCTTCGCCGCGTCTACGGTCTGCGCGGCTTCGAATCCGCCCTTTCGGAAGAGCGTGCCTCGATGATGCGCGAAGTGCGCGGCGAACTGACGAACGACGCCTCCAACCTCGGCCTGACGATCTCCGACGTGCGTATCCGCCGCACCGACCTGACGCAGGAGGTCTCGCAGCAGACGTTCGAGCGCATGAAGGCCGAGCGCCTTGCCGAAGCCGAGCTGATCCGCGCCCGCGGTAACGAGGCGGGCCAGCGCCGGCGCGCCATCGCCGACCGCCAGGTCGTCGAGTTCATCGCGGCCGCGCAGCGCGACTCGGAAATCCTGCGAGGCGAAGGCGAAGGCGAACGCAACCGCGTGTTCGGCGAAGCCTTCTCGCAGGACCCGGCCTTCTTCGACTTCTACCGGTCGATGAGCGCCTACCGGGATGCGATGAGCTCGCCGGACACGACGCTGGTCCTGTCGCCGCAGTCGGAATTCTTCCGCTACTTCGAGAATGCCGACGGCGCGATGCCTGCGGCGACCCCGGGCGCGGCGAACGGCACGGCAACGCCGCCGGCACCGGCACCGGCGAACTGA